Proteins encoded together in one bacterium window:
- a CDS encoding DUF255 domain-containing protein: MNRLAESSSPYLLLHKDNPVDWYPWGAEALDRAPKEDKPIFLSVGYSTCYWCHVMERESFTDEDTAALMNRHFVNIKLDREERPDLDEIYMSATQILTQHGGWPNSVFLTTDLEPFFAGTYFPPIDRPGLPGFRTVLRSMADAWANRRNDVEQQAASVFQAIRHSLEDRPEPGAELPDGSAALRSLTALERSFDPQWGGFGSAPKFPTPSNLLLLLEFADERPRAAEMLTTTLDHMARGGIYDHLGGGFHRYATDREWNIPHFEKMLYDNGWLLEAYGREFARSGDPQAARVIRKTAGFLERELTSPEGALWSALDAETDGHEGAFYVWTREELLDVVGEEDFGFLAPLYGFDRSPFFEGSHYVLHHPDSLTNQARRRRLQLDDLLDQMAPLEAKLLEARSQRKPLLVDDKILSDWNGAAISGLATSGRLLGERSLVAQATGAADFVLETMKTPSGQLLHAWRDGAGEIPAFLADYAYFVRGLLALEKAAGRESGGRWLEAAVRLTEEQIDRLGDPAGGFFAAAEASDVLVRSKDLFDGATPSANAVAILNLLELARATGDSRWRREAERALRSFAPLLERMAEPARMMTIAARRGFGATAGEPQRSRAGASTPSLSPLDAEARERVALSLETAGGGEEAVREFTLTLTIEPGWHIYAPYPGGGDAPDWVRPLEVLGEDVDIGELDFPEAKELPPQPPMPGKDRVRIYEGEVKISGSARTRSQSGGWIRVVFQACDDQRCLAPVQQVLEL, encoded by the coding sequence ATGAACCGCCTCGCCGAGTCGAGCAGCCCATACCTTCTGCTGCACAAAGACAATCCCGTCGATTGGTATCCGTGGGGCGCGGAGGCCCTCGACCGGGCCCCGAAGGAAGACAAGCCGATTTTTCTGTCGGTGGGCTATTCCACCTGCTACTGGTGTCACGTCATGGAGCGCGAGTCGTTTACCGACGAAGACACTGCGGCCCTGATGAATCGGCACTTCGTCAACATCAAGCTCGATCGGGAAGAGCGTCCCGATCTCGACGAGATCTACATGTCCGCGACCCAGATCCTCACCCAGCATGGCGGCTGGCCCAACTCGGTGTTCCTGACCACCGATCTGGAGCCGTTCTTCGCCGGCACGTACTTCCCGCCGATCGATCGGCCGGGCCTGCCCGGCTTTCGCACCGTTCTTCGTTCCATGGCCGACGCCTGGGCAAACCGGCGGAACGACGTCGAGCAGCAGGCGGCGAGCGTCTTTCAGGCCATACGCCACAGCCTGGAGGACAGGCCCGAGCCGGGCGCTGAGCTGCCCGACGGCTCGGCCGCGCTACGATCGTTGACGGCCCTGGAGCGGTCGTTCGATCCGCAGTGGGGCGGTTTCGGATCGGCGCCCAAGTTTCCGACCCCGTCGAATCTGCTCCTGCTGCTCGAGTTCGCGGACGAGCGACCGCGTGCCGCCGAGATGCTCACAACCACCCTGGATCACATGGCGCGCGGCGGTATCTACGATCATCTCGGCGGTGGCTTTCACCGGTACGCCACCGACCGCGAATGGAACATCCCGCATTTCGAGAAGATGCTCTACGACAACGGCTGGCTACTCGAGGCCTACGGCCGCGAGTTCGCTCGCAGTGGCGACCCGCAGGCCGCGCGCGTCATTCGGAAGACCGCCGGCTTTCTGGAACGTGAGCTGACCTCGCCCGAGGGCGCTCTTTGGAGCGCGCTCGATGCAGAAACCGATGGCCACGAAGGCGCGTTCTACGTCTGGACGCGCGAGGAACTGCTCGACGTCGTCGGAGAGGAGGACTTCGGTTTTCTGGCGCCGCTCTACGGCTTTGACCGATCGCCGTTCTTCGAGGGCAGTCACTATGTCCTGCACCATCCGGATTCGCTCACGAATCAGGCCCGCCGCCGCCGGCTGCAGCTCGACGATCTGCTCGACCAAATGGCACCGCTCGAAGCCAAGCTTTTGGAAGCGCGTTCACAGCGCAAGCCGCTTCTGGTCGACGACAAGATCCTCAGCGATTGGAACGGCGCGGCGATCTCAGGGCTCGCCACTTCGGGACGGCTCCTCGGAGAGAGGAGCCTGGTCGCCCAGGCCACCGGCGCCGCGGACTTCGTGCTGGAGACGATGAAGACGCCGTCGGGACAACTTCTTCACGCCTGGCGTGACGGCGCCGGCGAGATCCCTGCCTTCTTGGCCGACTATGCCTACTTCGTACGGGGGCTGCTGGCTCTCGAGAAGGCCGCCGGTCGGGAGAGTGGTGGTCGGTGGCTCGAGGCGGCCGTCCGACTCACCGAAGAGCAGATCGACCGGCTGGGAGATCCGGCCGGCGGCTTTTTCGCCGCCGCGGAGGCCTCGGATGTCCTGGTGCGTTCGAAAGACCTGTTCGATGGCGCCACGCCCTCGGCGAACGCGGTCGCAATACTCAACCTCCTCGAACTAGCTCGGGCAACGGGCGATTCGCGGTGGCGCCGCGAAGCCGAGCGGGCCCTGCGGAGTTTTGCGCCGCTGCTGGAGCGGATGGCCGAGCCGGCCCGCATGATGACGATCGCGGCGCGCCGAGGATTCGGTGCGACTGCCGGGGAACCGCAACGGAGTCGGGCTGGAGCCAGCACCCCGAGCCTCTCCCCGCTCGACGCGGAGGCTCGCGAGCGAGTCGCCCTGAGCCTGGAGACTGCCGGCGGCGGGGAAGAGGCGGTCCGTGAGTTCACTCTGACCTTGACGATCGAGCCCGGCTGGCACATCTACGCGCCCTACCCCGGGGGCGGCGATGCGCCGGATTGGGTCCGGCCCCTCGAGGTTCTTGGCGAGGACGTCGACATCGGCGAGCTTGATTTTCCCGAGGCGAAGGAGTTGCCGCCGCAGCCTCCGATGCCCGGCAAAGACCGGGTGCGCATCTACGAGGGGGAAGTCAAGATCTCGGGGAGCGCGCGGACTCGGTCCCAATCGGGCGGATGGATCCGAGTCGTTTTCCAGGCTTGCGACGACCAGCGGTGCCTCGCGCCCGTCCAACAGGTTCTGGAGTTATAG